Proteins from a single region of Hermetia illucens chromosome 3, iHerIll2.2.curated.20191125, whole genome shotgun sequence:
- the LOC119652784 gene encoding uncharacterized protein LOC119652784 — protein sequence METTSSKLLLSVFLLWVASYSPAAAKQDERMVKVVECFSMTIVGCVRDTEEWKAAKAVVACVEERGFGYLPVCIMERVSRIRRIFQCVTKISQESNPFKHCKGL from the exons ATGGAGACCACATCATCCAAGTTACTTTTAAGTGTATTTCTACTATGGGTGGCTTCGTATTCTCCAGCGGCAGCGAAGCAAGATGAGAGA ATGGTCAAAGTAGTTGAATGCTTTTCGATGACAATTGTGGGTTGCGTTAGGGACACTGAGGAATGGAAGGCAGCGAAAGCTGTCGTTGCATGCGTAGAAGAGAGAGGCTTTGGGTATTTACCGGTG TGCATAATGGAACGGGTATCTCGTATTAGGAGGATCTTTCAATGCGTTACCAAGATTTCTCAGGAATCTAATCCGTTCAAACATTGTAAGGGATTATAA